Proteins found in one Pectobacterium atrosepticum genomic segment:
- a CDS encoding nitrite reductase large subunit, with the protein MNKVRLAVIGNGMVGHRFIEELLDKAPTSTYDITVFCEEPRVAYDRVHLSSYFAHHTVEELSLVREGYYEKNGVKILLGERAITINRSEKAIHSNSGRTVYYDKLIMATGSYPWIPSIKGSNGQDCFVYRTIEDLNAIENCARRSKRGAVIGGGLLGLEAAGALKHLGVETHVIEFAPVLMAEQLDAQGGALLQRKIENMGVRVHTGKNTQAIQHSGLENRKTMVFADGSTLEVDFIVFSTGIRAQDKLARQCALEIGPRGGIAINDWCQTSDPDVYAIGECAAWQGRPFGLVAPGYKMAQVTVDHLLGHENRFQGADMSAKLKLMGVDVGGIGDAHGHTPGARSYMWLDENKETYKRLIVSADNKTLLGAVLVGDTRDYGNLLQFMLNKIPLPDSPEALILPATAGSAKPTLGVDALPESAQICSCFDVSKGDIIKAINGGCHTVAALKETTKAGTGCGGCIPLLTQVLNAELSKQGIEVNNHLCEHFAYSRQELYHLIQIEKIKTFDQLLEKHGSGYGCEVCKPTVASLLASCWNEYVLKPQHTPLQDSNDNFLGNIQKDGTYSVIPRSAGGEITPDGLIAIGRIAKQYNLYTKMTGSQRMALFGVQKDDLPDVWAQLIEAGFETGHAYAKALRMAKTCVGSTWCRFGVGDSVGFGVELENRYKGIRTPHKMKFGVSGCTRECAEAQGKDVGIIATEKGWNLYVCGNGGMKPRHADLLEADLDRETLVRYLDRFMMFYIRTADKLQRTSVWLDNLEGGIDYLRNVIVKDKLGINDQLEADIARLREGYICEWQATLEDPEAQKRFAHFINSPERDPNVQMVGERQQHRPARPAERIPVKQIELEGESA; encoded by the coding sequence ATGAACAAAGTCAGACTCGCTGTTATCGGTAACGGGATGGTTGGCCACCGTTTTATCGAAGAGTTGCTGGATAAGGCCCCAACGTCCACCTACGATATTACCGTTTTTTGTGAAGAACCCCGCGTCGCCTACGATCGTGTCCACCTCTCTTCTTACTTCGCCCACCACACGGTAGAAGAGCTTTCTTTAGTACGCGAAGGCTATTACGAAAAGAATGGCGTTAAAATCCTGCTAGGTGAGCGCGCCATCACCATCAACCGCAGCGAAAAAGCCATTCACTCCAATTCCGGCCGTACCGTGTATTACGACAAGCTCATCATGGCAACCGGCTCCTATCCCTGGATCCCTTCAATCAAAGGATCAAACGGACAAGACTGTTTCGTATACCGCACCATTGAAGATCTAAACGCCATCGAAAACTGCGCCCGCCGCAGCAAACGCGGTGCGGTGATCGGCGGGGGGTTATTAGGTCTGGAAGCGGCTGGCGCACTGAAACACCTTGGCGTGGAAACTCACGTCATTGAGTTCGCCCCTGTGCTCATGGCTGAGCAGTTGGATGCACAGGGTGGTGCCCTGCTGCAACGCAAGATTGAAAACATGGGTGTGCGAGTGCATACCGGCAAGAATACGCAGGCCATTCAGCATTCTGGTCTGGAAAACCGTAAGACGATGGTGTTTGCCGATGGCAGCACGCTGGAAGTCGACTTTATCGTGTTCTCTACCGGTATCCGTGCGCAGGACAAACTGGCACGCCAGTGTGCGCTAGAGATCGGCCCACGTGGCGGTATCGCCATTAACGACTGGTGCCAAACTTCCGACCCTGACGTCTACGCCATCGGCGAATGTGCCGCCTGGCAGGGAAGACCCTTTGGTCTGGTTGCGCCCGGCTACAAAATGGCACAGGTTACTGTCGACCACCTGTTAGGGCATGAAAACCGATTCCAGGGTGCCGATATGAGCGCCAAGCTCAAGCTAATGGGTGTCGATGTCGGTGGGATTGGCGACGCACACGGCCATACGCCAGGCGCACGCAGCTATATGTGGCTGGATGAAAACAAAGAAACCTACAAACGTCTGATCGTCAGCGCTGATAACAAAACGTTACTCGGTGCCGTACTGGTCGGCGACACGCGGGATTACGGCAACCTGCTGCAATTCATGCTGAACAAGATCCCGCTGCCGGATTCCCCTGAAGCACTGATTCTTCCGGCTACGGCAGGCAGTGCGAAACCGACGCTGGGGGTCGATGCACTACCGGAAAGTGCGCAAATCTGCTCCTGCTTCGACGTGTCCAAAGGCGACATCATCAAAGCGATTAACGGCGGCTGTCATACCGTCGCGGCGCTTAAGGAAACCACCAAAGCCGGTACCGGCTGCGGCGGCTGTATTCCGCTGCTGACACAGGTATTGAATGCGGAACTCAGCAAGCAAGGGATTGAAGTCAATAATCACCTGTGCGAGCACTTTGCCTATTCACGCCAAGAGCTGTACCACCTGATCCAAATCGAAAAAATCAAAACGTTCGATCAACTGCTGGAAAAACACGGTTCAGGCTACGGCTGTGAGGTCTGTAAACCGACCGTCGCGTCTCTGCTGGCTTCCTGCTGGAACGAATACGTGCTCAAGCCGCAGCACACGCCGTTGCAGGATTCCAACGATAACTTCCTCGGTAATATACAGAAAGACGGCACCTATTCCGTCATCCCACGCTCCGCTGGCGGAGAGATCACACCAGACGGGCTGATCGCCATTGGTCGCATTGCGAAGCAATATAATCTGTACACCAAAATGACCGGTTCTCAGCGCATGGCGCTATTTGGCGTACAAAAAGACGACCTCCCTGACGTATGGGCTCAGCTCATCGAAGCCGGATTTGAAACAGGCCACGCCTACGCCAAGGCGCTACGTATGGCAAAAACCTGCGTCGGCAGCACCTGGTGCCGTTTTGGCGTCGGCGACAGCGTGGGCTTTGGCGTCGAGCTGGAAAACCGCTACAAAGGTATCCGCACTCCGCACAAAATGAAATTTGGCGTCTCCGGCTGCACGCGGGAATGTGCAGAAGCACAGGGTAAAGACGTGGGAATTATCGCCACCGAAAAAGGCTGGAACCTCTATGTATGCGGCAACGGCGGGATGAAACCGCGTCATGCCGACCTGCTGGAAGCCGATCTGGACCGCGAGACCTTAGTCCGCTATCTGGACCGCTTCATGATGTTCTACATCCGTACGGCCGATAAGCTCCAGCGTACGTCCGTCTGGCTGGATAACCTCGAAGGCGGCATCGACTATCTGCGCAATGTGATTGTGAAAGACAAGCTGGGCATTAACGATCAGCTTGAAGCCGATATCGCACGGCTGCGAGAAGGCTATATCTGCGAATGGCAGGCGACGCTGGAAGATCCTGAAGCACAGAAACGCTTTGCTCACTTCATTAACAGCCCAGAACGTGACCCGAATGTGCAAATGGTGGGTGAACGTCAACAACACCGTCCGGCGCGCCCTGCCGAGCGCATTCCGGTGAAACAGATTGAACTGGAAGGGGAAAGCGCATGA
- a CDS encoding ABC transporter permease subunit, translated as MEDVTFWQLISFGEHGWGKLLLIGAGMTLALAIGGFLLGAVIGTIGAWSKICGNRPVRYLADGYTTLIRGVPDLLIIYLLYFGGSSALTLLAKLFGSNEFFGFPGFLAGVIAVGISSGAQQTEVYRGAFYAVSKGEIEAAKACGMPTLLRLRRIIVPLLLRHAIPPLGNVWQLVLKTSALVSVTGVAELLTQAQTGAGSTGKPFDFFMAAALLYLAISICSGWIMRRAESHYSRGVKR; from the coding sequence GTGGAAGACGTTACTTTCTGGCAGCTCATCAGTTTTGGTGAACATGGCTGGGGGAAATTATTACTAATCGGGGCAGGAATGACGCTCGCACTGGCGATCGGCGGCTTCCTGCTGGGGGCGGTGATCGGCACGATCGGTGCCTGGTCCAAAATTTGCGGCAATCGCCCCGTGCGCTATCTGGCTGACGGCTACACCACCCTCATCCGTGGCGTCCCCGACCTACTCATCATCTACCTGCTATATTTCGGCGGCAGCTCTGCGTTAACCCTGCTCGCCAAACTGTTTGGCAGCAATGAGTTCTTTGGCTTTCCTGGCTTCCTCGCCGGGGTAATCGCCGTCGGCATTTCCTCCGGTGCGCAGCAGACAGAAGTCTATCGCGGCGCGTTCTACGCCGTCTCCAAAGGGGAAATTGAGGCCGCCAAAGCCTGCGGTATGCCAACGTTACTGCGCCTGCGCCGCATCATCGTACCGCTCCTGCTGCGCCACGCGATCCCCCCACTCGGCAACGTGTGGCAGCTGGTGTTGAAAACCTCCGCACTGGTTTCCGTTACCGGCGTCGCTGAACTATTGACGCAGGCGCAAACTGGCGCAGGCTCTACTGGCAAACCGTTTGATTTCTTCATGGCGGCCGCGCTGCTGTATCTGGCTATTTCAATCTGTTCCGGCTGGATTATGCGCCGTGCTGAGTCTCATTATTCCCGGGGTGTGAAACGCTGA
- the cobA gene encoding uroporphyrinogen-III C-methyltransferase: protein MDYLPIFCQLHDKPCLLVGGGEIAERKARLLLDAGAVITVNALDFNDQFRAWEQDAQLTLVHGTFDPTLLDKVWLVIAATDDQDVNNHVYASASERRIFCNVVDSPERASFIMPSIIDRSPLMVAVSSGGAAPVLARLLREKLESILPQNLGKLATYAGELRSRVKSRFRNMSARRRFWEKLFVHDRLAQALANDNSQSVNQLTELLFSAPLDDRGEVTLVGAGPGDAGLLTLKGLQHLQQADIVVYDRLVSKEILNLSRRDAERIFVGKASGYHSVPQDQINQLLEEKARAGHRVVRLKGGDPFIFGRGAEELEYLQQAGIPFSVVPGITAASGCSAYSGIPLTHRDHSQGVRLITGHVKHDTDLDWSSLAAEKQTLVFYMGLQQAEHIQSKLIEQQLPETVPVAIIENGTSTKQRVLSGQLSQLGELAQRASSPSLIIIGNVVGLREKLSWFSDQTA from the coding sequence ATGGATTACCTGCCAATATTCTGTCAGTTGCACGATAAACCTTGTCTATTGGTAGGAGGGGGTGAAATAGCCGAGCGTAAAGCCCGGCTATTGCTGGATGCTGGCGCAGTGATTACCGTCAATGCGCTCGATTTTAACGATCAATTTCGAGCGTGGGAGCAGGATGCTCAATTAACACTGGTACACGGCACCTTCGATCCCACGTTACTGGACAAGGTGTGGCTGGTGATTGCCGCCACCGACGATCAGGACGTCAATAACCATGTCTATGCCAGCGCCAGTGAACGCCGGATTTTCTGTAACGTAGTGGATTCACCAGAACGCGCCAGCTTCATTATGCCGTCGATCATTGATCGTTCACCGCTGATGGTCGCGGTGTCTTCTGGCGGTGCCGCACCGGTATTGGCTCGACTACTGCGGGAAAAACTGGAAAGTATTCTGCCGCAAAATCTCGGTAAGCTGGCGACATACGCAGGCGAATTGCGCAGTCGGGTCAAAAGCCGGTTCCGCAATATGAGCGCGCGCCGTCGCTTCTGGGAAAAGCTCTTCGTACACGATCGGCTGGCGCAGGCGCTGGCAAACGACAATAGCCAAAGCGTTAACCAACTGACGGAACTGCTTTTCTCCGCGCCGCTTGATGACCGGGGTGAGGTGACGCTGGTCGGCGCCGGGCCGGGCGACGCAGGATTACTGACGCTGAAAGGGCTACAGCATCTCCAGCAGGCCGACATCGTCGTTTACGATCGACTGGTATCGAAAGAGATTCTCAATCTGTCACGCCGTGACGCCGAGCGAATCTTCGTCGGCAAAGCCTCTGGCTATCACAGCGTTCCTCAGGATCAAATCAATCAGTTGCTGGAAGAAAAGGCACGCGCCGGTCATCGGGTCGTCAGGCTGAAAGGCGGCGACCCCTTTATCTTCGGCCGTGGTGCCGAAGAGCTGGAATACCTGCAACAGGCGGGCATACCGTTCTCCGTCGTCCCCGGTATTACTGCCGCGTCGGGCTGTTCAGCCTACAGCGGTATCCCACTCACCCATCGCGATCACTCGCAGGGCGTCAGGCTGATCACCGGACACGTCAAGCACGACACCGATCTGGACTGGTCCAGCCTCGCAGCGGAAAAACAGACGCTGGTGTTTTACATGGGCCTTCAGCAGGCTGAGCACATTCAAAGTAAGCTCATCGAACAGCAGTTACCGGAAACCGTGCCTGTCGCGATTATCGAAAACGGCACCTCAACCAAACAGCGCGTGCTGAGTGGACAGCTCTCCCAACTGGGCGAATTAGCACAGCGGGCCAGCAGCCCAAGTTTGATCATCATCGGCAACGTTGTCGGGCTGCGGGAAAAATTGAGCTGGTTCTCTGACCAGACAGCATAA
- a CDS encoding ABC transporter permease produces MDFPFLYETFLEIIPGIPLTLQLAVSSVFLGFFLALGLALMQLSSLAVLRSIARTYVLFFRGTPLLVQLFLIYYGLGQFPWVRESMLWPFLREPHWCALLSLSLCTGAYASEIIRGGLQSVPVGQIESARACGMPSFMIFKRIVFPLAIRQALPAYGNELISMVKSTSLASIITLMEITGIAARLIAETYRALEVFLVAGAIYLFINLILTRLLMWTEFTLTPHLRAPGAQPAAKKIKKLGDLQ; encoded by the coding sequence ATGGATTTTCCTTTTCTGTACGAAACGTTTCTGGAGATTATTCCCGGCATTCCGTTAACCCTGCAACTGGCGGTCAGCTCGGTCTTTCTGGGCTTCTTTCTGGCGCTAGGCTTGGCGTTGATGCAGTTGTCATCCCTTGCCGTCCTGCGCTCCATTGCCCGAACCTACGTGCTGTTTTTCCGCGGTACGCCGCTGCTGGTTCAGCTGTTCCTGATTTACTACGGGCTGGGGCAATTCCCTTGGGTTCGGGAAAGTATGCTTTGGCCATTCCTGCGGGAGCCGCACTGGTGCGCCCTGCTGTCGCTCAGCCTGTGTACCGGTGCCTATGCCAGCGAAATTATTCGTGGCGGATTGCAGTCCGTTCCGGTGGGCCAGATCGAATCTGCACGCGCCTGCGGCATGCCGTCGTTCATGATTTTCAAGCGTATCGTTTTTCCGCTGGCAATCCGTCAGGCGCTTCCCGCTTACGGTAATGAGCTGATCTCGATGGTCAAGTCGACCTCGTTGGCTTCCATCATCACGCTGATGGAAATCACTGGGATCGCTGCACGCCTCATCGCGGAAACTTACCGAGCGCTTGAAGTGTTCCTGGTCGCCGGTGCTATTTATCTGTTTATTAACCTTATTCTGACACGTTTACTGATGTGGACAGAATTTACGCTTACCCCTCATCTCCGTGCGCCGGGTGCGCAACCGGCAGCGAAAAAAATTAAGAAATTGGGAGATCTGCAATGA
- the nirD gene encoding nitrite reductase small subunit NirD, which translates to MSQWTTVCKLDDILPGTGVCALVEQQQIAVFRPRNDQQVYAISNIDPFAQASVLSRGIVGEHQDDLWVASPLKKQHFRLYDGFCLEDGAYSVAAYDTQVTNGNVQISIADRDIAVDNSQPLP; encoded by the coding sequence ATGAGCCAGTGGACAACCGTATGTAAGTTAGACGACATCCTGCCCGGCACTGGCGTTTGCGCCCTCGTCGAGCAGCAACAGATTGCCGTGTTCCGCCCACGTAACGATCAGCAGGTTTACGCCATCAGCAATATCGATCCGTTCGCGCAGGCGAGCGTATTAAGTCGCGGGATAGTGGGCGAGCATCAGGACGATCTTTGGGTCGCAAGCCCATTGAAAAAACAGCATTTCCGCCTTTATGATGGCTTCTGTCTGGAGGATGGAGCCTATTCTGTTGCAGCTTATGATACTCAGGTAACAAACGGTAATGTGCAAATATCTATCGCAGACCGTGACATCGCGGTTGATAATAGCCAACCATTACCCTAA